Proteins from a genomic interval of Quercus lobata isolate SW786 chromosome 11, ValleyOak3.0 Primary Assembly, whole genome shotgun sequence:
- the LOC115967764 gene encoding SKP1-like protein 1A has translation MASSSTSVVVSNKEKENTKKVILKSSDGESFEVDESVATESQTIKHIIEDGCADNEIPLPNVTSGILSRVIEYCKKHKEAAGESEPSVTPYTSNSTTDPLAEWDTEFVKVDQNTLFDLILAANYLNIKGLLDLTCKTVADMMKGKTPEEIRETFHIKNDYTPEEEAEVRKENQWAFE, from the exons ATGGCGTCGTCTTCAACAAGCGTGGTGGTGAGTAACAAGGAGAAGGAGAACACGAAGAAGGTGATCCTGAAAAGCTCAGACGGCGAGTCCTTTGAGGTGGACGAGAGCGTGGCTACGGAGTCACAGACCATAAAGCACATAATCGAAGATGGCTGCGCCGACAATGAGATACCATTACCAAACGTCACGAGTGGCATTCTTTCACGGGTCATCGAGTACTGCAAGAAGCACAAAGAGGCTGCTGGCGAGTCTGAGCCCTCTGTGACCCCTTACACTTCCAACAGTACCACCGACCCACTCGCTGAATGGGACACTGAGTTCGTCAAGGTTGATCAGAACACTCTCTTCGACCTCATTCTG GCGGCCAACTATTTGAACATTAAGGGGCTGTTGGACTTGACTTGCAAGACTGTGGCAGACATGATGAAGGGAAAGACTCCAGAAGAGATTCGCGAGACATTCCACATCAAGAATGATTACACtccagaagaagaagcagaggttCGGAAGGAGAACCAATGGGCATTTGAGTGA
- the LOC115967117 gene encoding uncharacterized protein LOC115967117 — MGLKRKPQTSLFELLEGQPGKGVQETPQPNAPSPPPLPQAIQTRLSSSKSQPQFPRPKLPASPPPALPPRPESTDSKRKMSPKGKETVDWGKSQPSKESEEAPRAKQLKIEHQSKGKETEVQPSQGKGKGIEAQSSPSAWLPALMLHGGPLLETASMRDLGDGEGGYVADALGRTMLLPTDVDGLKKMRMQESKAAENERSKRLLAARTLKASKDDLAKAKTALADAIRDRDSASAGLASAQKQVEDQTKRLLEADDQLQIAKELIKDLNKRLVTAEHDKGMAEYAHDEAIRAKREAEFAKNEAEVAKETAKDDGYNAGVAETQAILKAQISGVGASPGEPLKGGELQDVIEASQRSDLEVPEEVAEPVVGTQMPNAEEPAILSQPLQAIPLAMVPQSTDANPAQPSPEGAVIQGTEADPVPPSQDVADAKLKK, encoded by the exons atgggactcAAGAGAAAGCCCCAGACCAGCCTATTCGAACTCCTCGAGGGTCAACCAGGGAAGGGTGTGCAGGAAACAccacaacccaatgctcctTCCCCACCTCCTCTGCCCCAGGCTATCCAGACTAGGTTATCCTCCTCAAAGTCACAGCCACAATTCCCTcgccccaaacttcctgcttCTCCCCCACCAGCTTTGCCTCCTCGGCCGGAGAGCACTGATTCAAAGAGGAAGATGAGTCCCAAGGGTAAGGAAACCGTGGATTGGGGAAAGtcccaaccttctaaggagaGTGAGGAAGCCCCACGTGCGAAGCAATTAAAGATTGAGCACCAAAGTAAGGGTAAGGAGACCGAAGTCCAACCTTcccaaggcaagggaaaggggatcgAGGCCCAATCCTCGCCCAGCGCCTGGCTTCCCGCCCTAATGCTCCACGGGGGTCCACTACTGGAAACTGcgtccatgagggaccttggagatggcgagggcGGTTACGTGGCAGACGcactagggagaaccatgctacttccCACCGACGTGGATGGGCTaaagaaaatgaggatgcaggag agtaaggcggccgagaatGAACGCTCCAAGCGCTTACTGGCCGCGCGGACACTTAAAGCTTCCAAGGACGACCTTGCCAAGGCCAAGACTGCCCTAGCAGACGCTATTCGAGACAGGGATAGCGCCTCGGCAGGTTTAGCCAGCGCCCAAAAACAGGTCGAGGATCAAACAAAACGTCTGCTAGAAGCCGATGATCAGTTGCAAATAGCTAAAGAGCTGATCAAGGATTTAAATAAAAGACTGGTCACGGCAGAGCATGACAAAGGTATGGCAGAGTACGCCCATGACGAAGCCATAAGGGCTAAAcgggaggccgagtttgccaaaAACGAGGCTGAGGTtgccaaggaaacggccaaggATGATGGTTATAATGCGGGGGTAGCTGAAACGCAAGCCATCCTTAAAGCCCAGATCTCCGGA GTTGGCGCCTCTCCTGGCGAGCCGCTAAAAGGGGGAGAGCTTCAGGATGTGATAGAAGCATCTCAGCGTTCGGATCTCGAGGTACCCGAAGAGGTTGCTGAGCCTGTGGTCGGCACCCAGATGCCTAATGCGGAAGAGCCAGCCATACTTTCCCAGCCCTTACAGGCAATTCCCCTTGCTATGGTCCCCCAGAGCACCGACGCCAATCCTgctcagccttccccagaaggggcTGTCATCCAGGGCACCGAAGCTGATCCCGTTCCTCCTTCCCAGGACGTGGCCGATGCAAAATTAAAGAAGTAG